In one window of Photobacterium leiognathi DNA:
- a CDS encoding flagellar basal body-associated protein FliL, with protein sequence MMKLSAFATALTLIGLLQSPIAVASSSEDVANQPQITYYTLEPDITTNYVTQGKRLGYIRLQIDLMIRDQKHLTEIEYHTPLIRDAIIEIVSKQPEAKIKSLAGREEIRRACQDQVNRLLLAETRHQPVAELLFTKFLYQ encoded by the coding sequence ATGATGAAATTATCTGCTTTTGCGACAGCACTAACGCTTATCGGCTTGCTTCAAAGCCCCATTGCGGTGGCATCCTCCAGTGAAGACGTCGCCAATCAACCTCAGATCACCTACTACACCTTAGAGCCTGATATCACTACCAACTATGTGACTCAAGGTAAACGACTCGGTTATATCCGCTTGCAAATCGATCTGATGATCAGAGATCAAAAGCACTTAACGGAAATTGAATACCACACCCCACTGATCCGTGACGCTATCATTGAAATTGTGAGTAAGCAGCCAGAAGCGAAAATTAAATCGCTCGCAGGTCGTGAAGAAATTCGTAGAGCTTGCCAAGATCAAGTCAATCGACTACTACTGGCAGAAACCCGTCACCAGCCTGTTGCTGAGCTACTCTTTACCAAGTTCCTTTATCAGTAA
- a CDS encoding chorismate--pyruvate lyase family protein — protein MSEFKQLYSPLLEGAVWYPAVEWALEGSSVGHWLLESDSLSRRLAAHCRVFSVTVLEQKIVNNGELSLSERALLGMSDCLERTVMLQGDQQSWVYARTLIPTSILCGEESDLAELGTNPLGYRVFNGSNARRDALEIAKLGMPERPIWARRSRLWINEKPLLVAELFLDGSPVYARK, from the coding sequence ATGTCGGAATTCAAGCAGTTATATAGTCCGTTACTTGAAGGTGCTGTATGGTATCCCGCCGTTGAATGGGCATTAGAAGGAAGCTCAGTCGGGCATTGGTTATTAGAGTCTGACTCTTTATCTCGCCGTTTGGCTGCCCACTGCCGTGTTTTCTCGGTCACAGTTTTAGAGCAAAAAATAGTGAACAATGGTGAGTTGTCACTATCTGAGCGAGCACTGCTTGGCATGAGTGATTGCCTTGAGCGTACGGTTATGTTGCAAGGCGATCAACAATCTTGGGTTTATGCGCGCACGTTAATTCCAACCTCGATTTTATGTGGTGAGGAAAGCGATCTCGCAGAGCTTGGCACCAATCCCCTTGGATATCGTGTTTTTAATGGTTCGAATGCACGTCGTGATGCATTGGAAATCGCAAAATTAGGTATGCCCGAGCGACCGATTTGGGCGCGTCGTTCACGATTATGGATCAATGAAAAACCCCTGCTGGTGGCGGAATTGTTTTTAGATGGCTCACCAGTTTATGCAAGGAAATAA
- the ubiA gene encoding 4-hydroxybenzoate octaprenyltransferase, with translation MLEMTKARAFWQLARFDRPIGSLLLLWSTLWALFLAADGMPNINVLVVFVLGVIFMRAAGCVINDFADRNFDGHVKRTKHRPMPSGKVSEREALGLFFLLVLVSFLLVLTMNKLTIMLSVVGLLLASSYPFMKRYTHLPQLVLGVAFGWSIPMAYAAQAGNLSVSAWLLFAANILWTIAYDTQYAMVDRDDDLKVGIKSTAILFGRFDKLIIGVLQLTTLGLLIAVGMVLQLGQVFYWCLLLASCLFVYQQMLLKERQRESCFRAFLNNNYFGMIVCLGIVLSVCL, from the coding sequence ATGTTAGAAATGACCAAGGCCAGAGCGTTTTGGCAATTAGCACGTTTTGACCGCCCAATCGGCAGTCTTTTATTGTTATGGTCAACCTTATGGGCACTGTTTTTAGCCGCAGATGGGATGCCAAATATCAATGTCTTAGTGGTGTTTGTGCTCGGTGTGATTTTTATGCGTGCAGCAGGGTGTGTGATCAACGATTTTGCTGATCGTAATTTTGATGGTCATGTCAAACGTACTAAGCATCGCCCAATGCCATCGGGAAAGGTATCGGAGCGTGAAGCATTAGGGCTGTTTTTCTTATTAGTACTGGTCTCGTTTTTGCTGGTACTAACAATGAATAAATTAACCATCATGTTGTCTGTGGTGGGGCTGTTATTAGCATCGAGCTATCCGTTTATGAAGCGCTATACTCACTTACCGCAGTTGGTATTAGGTGTGGCATTTGGTTGGTCAATTCCAATGGCCTATGCAGCACAAGCGGGCAATTTATCGGTCAGTGCATGGTTGTTGTTTGCGGCAAATATTTTGTGGACGATTGCTTACGACACTCAATATGCGATGGTAGATCGTGATGATGATTTGAAAGTTGGTATTAAATCAACGGCGATTTTATTTGGTCGCTTCGATAAATTAATCATTGGTGTACTGCAACTGACAACGCTCGGGTTATTGATTGCCGTTGGTATGGTGTTACAGTTAGGGCAAGTTTTCTACTGGTGCTTATTATTAGCATCATGCTTATTTGTTTATCAGCAAATGTTGCTCAAAGAACGCCAACGAGAAAGCTGTTTCCGTGCCTTTTTGAATAACAACTACTTTGGCATGATTGTC